Part of the Coregonus clupeaformis isolate EN_2021a chromosome 8, ASM2061545v1, whole genome shotgun sequence genome, AGTTTACATATTTGACAATGTCTAAATAGTAatagtcccaaatgccacccaataccctatttcttattttgaccaggacccatagttcTATGGTTAAaaggcgctggtcaaaagtagtgcactaaatagggaatagggtgtcatttaggtaGCAATCATGGTGATgacattttttacagtgtagccctagattaacaacaacaaacaaacttgCTCCTTTGAAACCAAACCTTTGCTTTAGGTTTAATTGAACATGTTGGTACATTATGCagacacataaatacatttgatgtcatacaatataaaacacaagTAAATATATGATCAGCCTAACTACATGGACAGATGTCTGGTGTCTTGTAGCTAGTATTTCTTAAACTTAGAGAAAACAATCCTTTATTGTTTTTCATAAAGATAATGAGCCCACCCTGGACCAGGAGGACCCAGTCCTTGTTCAGGTAAGAATGCTGCAGGCCTATCAATAGCTTGGGTGCCAgtctttctgctctcttgccaattcCATCGTGGCAATATGATATTGGCATCACAATCCCATAAGGAGTGGACAGAGagctgaaacagactggcacccaggctataacAATACTGCTTCATTAGCAGGATTGGTTCAATAACAATCTGTCATTCAAACTGTCATTTTACTGACTCATAAATTGATCCTGATTTTCTTCCTTAGTATGTGGTTGAGGAGGTTGGGCACCggccctgtctggctttaatcccttggtctggacctctgtgggttcccagctctgtaagtccatccattctgatactctttgGTCTTCTCTCTGGTCTTAAAACTGGTTTATGTACTTTAAACATAAACATGACGTTTTCTGAAGAACAATatggaaatacatttctgtaaacatattccctaTTTTTTATAACTGCAGCCAACATATTACCTTACCCATGCTGGGAGGATGCTGCtgagagagctggcagtgttaaacaCGCAGGTAACCATGCAGATTATTGGACAAAGCTCATCTGATCTAATAGGCAGGATTACCTTCAGTATCCACTACGGTAGTGAAATACTTTGATGTtcgttccctcattttctcacaGATATTCACAGTGGAGCAGCCCATTTTCATCTGTTTCACTCCTGCTAGGAGGATGGTATGGAATGAACTGTCCTCTCAAAATGAACAGGTAGCCATTCATATGCAGGTACCTCAGATGTTTCCTTAACCTTTCAACACAGACCTGTGTAGTGTCTCAGAATCTATCATGCAGTAGCCTCCTCTTGTTATCCTCCCTATAGCAGTCTGTCAGacctataggctacctgtctatcattcaaactgacttttaatttgatcctgtcttgttccttagtatgtggatgaggaggttgggcagcggacctgtctggctttaatcccttggtctggtcctctgtgggttcccagctctgtaagtccatccattctgatactctttgGTCTTTAGACTGGTTTATGTAACTTAAACATAAACATGATGCTTTCTGTAGAACAATAtgaaaatacatttctgtaaacatattccctatttttgtaatagtctgtaacactgcagccaacttattaccttacccatgctggacggatgctggtgagagagctggcagtgttaaacacacaggtaaccatgCAGATTATTGGACAAAGCTCATTTTATCTAATTGGCAGGATTACCTTCAGTATCTACTATGGTAGTGGGATACTTTGATGCCCTTAAAACTGTTCCCTCATTTTCTTACAGATTTGCAAGATTGAGCAGCACATTTCCATCTCTCGTGCTGGCATGATGGTATTGGATGAACTGTCCTCTCAGCTTGAAGAGGTAGCCATTCATCTGCAGGTACTTCAGACATGTTCTTAACATTTATATCTCAGACCTGTGTATTTCAACTATTATCATTGCAGTGGCCTCCTCTTGCAATCTTCCCTATGCCAATATTTTActcctatacagtaccagtctatcattcaaactgactcttaaattgatcctgtcttgttccttagtacgtggatgaggaggttcggcagcagccctgtctggctttaatcccttggtctggacctctgtgggtttcaaacgctgtaagtccatccattctgatactctctggTCTTTAGGGGGGCTTAAACATAAACATAACTTTTTCTAAAAGAAACTTCtggaaatacatttctgtaaacatattccctTTTTTTAtagcctgtcaaactgcagccaaTTTATTATCTTACCCA contains:
- the LOC123491409 gene encoding uncharacterized protein LOC123491409 isoform X2, with translation MVLNSVKITAVCRAIMSRSMFSRLLTATPLRFLRERPLLSAAGLLFASGSAVYFYSKYYGIGEDALATVESVDRVVTVEEDNEPTLDQEDPVLVQYVVEEVGHRPCLALIPWSGPLWVPSSPTYYLTHAGRMLLRELAVLNTQIFTVEQPIFICFTPARRMVWNELSSQNEQYVDEEVGQRTCLALIPWSGPLWVPSSVSPSILILFGL
- the LOC123491409 gene encoding uncharacterized protein LOC123491409 isoform X1, which translates into the protein MVLNSVKITAVCRAIMSRSMFSRLLTATPLRFLRERPLLSAAGLLFASGSAVYFYSKYYGIGEDALATVESVDRVVTVEEDNEPTLDQEDPVLVQYVVEEVGHRPCLALIPWSGPLWVPSSPTYYLTHAGRMLLRELAVLNTQIFTVEQPIFICFTPARRMVWNELSSQNEQVAIHMQYVDEEVGQRTCLALIPWSGPLWVPSSVSPSILILFGL
- the LOC123491409 gene encoding uncharacterized protein LOC123491409 isoform X3 — its product is MVLNSVKITAVCRAIMSRSMFSRLLTATPLRFLRERPLLSAAGLLFASGSAVYFYSKYYGIGEDALATVESVDRVVTVEEDNEPTLDQEDPVLVQPTYYLTHAGRMLLRELAVLNTQIFTVEQPIFICFTPARRMVWNELSSQNEQVAIHMQYVDEEVGQRTCLALIPWSGPLWVPSSVSPSILILFGL